One region of Brassica napus cultivar Da-Ae chromosome A10, Da-Ae, whole genome shotgun sequence genomic DNA includes:
- the LOC111201362 gene encoding uncharacterized protein LOC111201362, with translation MMLFSVIRASVPKLLLDDVFEQKNEIAKAVEEELEKAMSASGFEIFQKRCCLLARREEGWFSLQELLQELNQRLVKLREVEEAAAQGTRKGISFGDLRSDIQQARKSQACTFTNSITSPVCIVLDFRCSMYAIPVHLLLVNYYVTTKKLVA, from the exons ATGATGCTTTTTTCAGTGATCAGAGCAAGTGTCCCTAAGCTGCTTCTTGATGATGTCTTTGAGCAGAAGAATGAAATTGCCAAAGCTGTTGAAGAGGAGCTCGAGAAGGCAATGTCTGCTTCCGGTTTTGAGATT TTTCAGAAGAGATGTTGCCTCCTTGCACGCAGAGAAGAAGGTTGGTTCTCATTGCAGGAGCTGTTGCAGGAGCTGAACCAGAGGCTTGTTAAGCTGAGAGAGGTGGAAGAGGCAGCAGCGCAGGGAACGAGGAAGGGGATTTCCTTTGGTGATCTCAGGTCTGATATTCAACAAGCCAGAAAATCACAAGCCTGTACGTTCACAAACTCTATTACTTCCCCTGTGTGCATTGTTTTAGACTTTAGATGTTCAATGTATGCTATACCGGTCCATCTCTTACTTGTAAACTACTATGTGACAACAAAGAAGCTTGTGGCTTGA